From the Nymphalis io chromosome 1, ilAglIoxx1.1, whole genome shotgun sequence genome, one window contains:
- the LOC126779416 gene encoding proteasomal ubiquitin receptor ADRM1 isoform X2, producing the protein MSATALFGNTSGLGGSSGGNKHIVEFRAGRMTLKGRMVHPDKRKGLLYVYQGEDSLMHFCWKDRTTGEVEDDLLIFPDDCEFVRVNECTTGRVYVLKFKSFSKKYFFWLQEPKTDKDDDYCRRINEALNNPPTSGGRGGGSTGGQDGEIQNLLNNMSQQQLMQLFGGVGQIGGLSSLLGTMGNNSSSGTTGSRASGNSGSSSRGGSASRTTNAETARTPARPRYAPAPTATPPNTATGTAPAAPSAATAATTAASAAGGQIFLSDLQRYFSGLGNAPPEGEGAVSGSAAPRVDLGAALSAPEVVSTASEPPNAQRLTPHLPAGPAAAAAQDDAANQFSSALTSGQIAPVISQFGLPTDVTSAANMGDMQAFFKALESASGSESSKSQEGDKKKDKPQDDKNDKKDGDAGMSLD; encoded by the exons ATGTCTGCAACTGCTTTATTTGGGAATACTTCGGGTCTTGGAGGTAGTTCAGGCGGAAATAAACATATTGTTGAGTTTCGTGCTGGTAGGATGACCCTTAAAGGACGTATGGTTCATCCTGACAAAAGAAAAggcttattatatgtttatcaaGGCGAAGACTCGTTGATGCATTTTTGTTGGAAAGATCGTACAACCGGAGAAGTAGAAGACGATCTCTTAATATTTCCTGATGATTGTGAATTTGTTCGAGTAAACGAGTGTACTACAGGAAGGGTTTATGTACTGAAGTTCAAGTCTTTTTctaagaaatatttcttttggttacag gaacCTAAAACCGATAAGGATGATGATTATTGCCGCCGTATTAATGAAGCTCTAAATAATCCACCAACATCAGGCGGGCGAGGTGGTGGTAGTACTGGTGGACAAGATGGAGAGATTCAGAATCTTTTGAATAACATGTCACAGCAACAGCTGATGCAACTATTTGGAGGTGTTGGTCAGATTGGTGGTTTGTCTTCGCTTCTTGGCACTATGGG CAACAACAGCAGCAGTGGAACAACAGGCAGTCGGGCATCCGGCAATAGTGGAAGCAGTTCCCGGGGAGGCAGCGCGTCGCGAACCACGAACGCCGAGACTGCGCGCACGCCGGCTCGGCCGCGCTACGCGCCAGCACCCACCGCCACGCCTCCCAACACCGCCACAGGGACAGCGCCCGCCGCGCCCAGCGCCGCTACCGCCGCCACCACCGCCGCAAGTGCCGCTG GTGGACAAATATTTCTGTCTGATTTGCAACGGTACTTCTCCGGCCTGGGCAATGCACCGCCCGAGGGCGAGGGCGCCGTGAGCGGTTCCGCGGCGCCCCGCGTCGACCTCGGCGCCGCGCTGTCCGCGCCGGAGGTTGTCTCTACGGCCAGCGAGCCGCCCAATGCGCAGCGCCTGACGCCACACCTGCCGGCGGGGCCCGCTGCCGCCGCCGCCCAGGACGAT GCTGCTAATCAGTTTTCGTCGGCGTTGACCTCGGGACAGATAGCTCCTGTGATATCACAATTCGGTCTACCGACAGACGTAACGTCGGCGGCAAACATGGGCGATATGCAAGCGTTCTTTAAAGCATTAGAAAGCGCGTCTGGTTCTGAGAGTTCCAAGTCTCAAGAAGGAGATAAAAAGAAAGATAAACCTCAAGATGATAAAAATGACAAGAAAGATGGTGATGCCGGAATGTCTCTGGACTAA
- the LOC126779416 gene encoding proteasomal ubiquitin receptor ADRM1 isoform X1: protein MSATALFGNTSGLGGSSGGNKHIVEFRAGRMTLKGRMVHPDKRKGLLYVYQGEDSLMHFCWKDRTTGEVEDDLLIFPDDCEFVRVNECTTGRVYVLKFKSFSKKYFFWLQEPKTDKDDDYCRRINEALNNPPTSGGRGGGSTGGQDGEIQNLLNNMSQQQLMQLFGGVGQIGGLSSLLGTMGNNSSSGTTGSRASGNSGSSSRGGSASRTTNAETARTPARPRYAPAPTATPPNTATGTAPAAPSAATAATTAASAAGGQIFLSDLQRYFSGLGNAPPEGEGAVSGSAAPRVDLGAALSAPEVVSTASEPPNAQRLTPHLPAGPAAAAAQDDVRTTLLSPQFAQAANQFSSALTSGQIAPVISQFGLPTDVTSAANMGDMQAFFKALESASGSESSKSQEGDKKKDKPQDDKNDKKDGDAGMSLD, encoded by the exons ATGTCTGCAACTGCTTTATTTGGGAATACTTCGGGTCTTGGAGGTAGTTCAGGCGGAAATAAACATATTGTTGAGTTTCGTGCTGGTAGGATGACCCTTAAAGGACGTATGGTTCATCCTGACAAAAGAAAAggcttattatatgtttatcaaGGCGAAGACTCGTTGATGCATTTTTGTTGGAAAGATCGTACAACCGGAGAAGTAGAAGACGATCTCTTAATATTTCCTGATGATTGTGAATTTGTTCGAGTAAACGAGTGTACTACAGGAAGGGTTTATGTACTGAAGTTCAAGTCTTTTTctaagaaatatttcttttggttacag gaacCTAAAACCGATAAGGATGATGATTATTGCCGCCGTATTAATGAAGCTCTAAATAATCCACCAACATCAGGCGGGCGAGGTGGTGGTAGTACTGGTGGACAAGATGGAGAGATTCAGAATCTTTTGAATAACATGTCACAGCAACAGCTGATGCAACTATTTGGAGGTGTTGGTCAGATTGGTGGTTTGTCTTCGCTTCTTGGCACTATGGG CAACAACAGCAGCAGTGGAACAACAGGCAGTCGGGCATCCGGCAATAGTGGAAGCAGTTCCCGGGGAGGCAGCGCGTCGCGAACCACGAACGCCGAGACTGCGCGCACGCCGGCTCGGCCGCGCTACGCGCCAGCACCCACCGCCACGCCTCCCAACACCGCCACAGGGACAGCGCCCGCCGCGCCCAGCGCCGCTACCGCCGCCACCACCGCCGCAAGTGCCGCTG GTGGACAAATATTTCTGTCTGATTTGCAACGGTACTTCTCCGGCCTGGGCAATGCACCGCCCGAGGGCGAGGGCGCCGTGAGCGGTTCCGCGGCGCCCCGCGTCGACCTCGGCGCCGCGCTGTCCGCGCCGGAGGTTGTCTCTACGGCCAGCGAGCCGCCCAATGCGCAGCGCCTGACGCCACACCTGCCGGCGGGGCCCGCTGCCGCCGCCGCCCAGGACGATGTAAGGACCACACTGCTCTCACCGCAGTTCGCCCAG GCTGCTAATCAGTTTTCGTCGGCGTTGACCTCGGGACAGATAGCTCCTGTGATATCACAATTCGGTCTACCGACAGACGTAACGTCGGCGGCAAACATGGGCGATATGCAAGCGTTCTTTAAAGCATTAGAAAGCGCGTCTGGTTCTGAGAGTTCCAAGTCTCAAGAAGGAGATAAAAAGAAAGATAAACCTCAAGATGATAAAAATGACAAGAAAGATGGTGATGCCGGAATGTCTCTGGACTAA